In Deinococcus aquaedulcis, one DNA window encodes the following:
- the sufB gene encoding Fe-S cluster assembly protein SufB, whose translation MTVNPEASSINTAYEYGWSNPERYAIKAPKGLSRDVVEMISKAKDEPQWMLDFRLKALDIFLSKPMPEWGADLSGLNLDEIYYYIKPEGFNARSWDDVPQDVKETFERLGIPEAERAALAGVGAQYESEMVYHNLKEEWEKLGVVFLSIEDGLKEYPELFREHFATIVPPEDNKFAAINSAVWSGGSFVYIPKGVKVDIPLQTYFRINAESSGQFERTLIIVDEGAQAHYIEGCTAPAYSSDSFHSGVIEIVVKEGARFRYSTIQNWSHNVYNLVTQRAAVYGNGVMEWVDGNLGSKVTMKYPACYLLEEGARGEVLSIAMAGRGQHQDAGAKIVHFAPHTSGTIVSKSISKDSGRSSYRGLVKIYEGARGSKTNVECDALLLDEEARTDTYPYIEIEEKDASVGHEATVSKINDDQILYLQSRGLSEDEAAGLIVRGFIEPIAKELPLEYAVELNRLIELEMEGSVG comes from the coding sequence ATGACGGTTAACCCTGAAGCTTCCAGCATCAATACCGCTTACGAATACGGCTGGAGCAACCCCGAACGGTACGCGATTAAGGCCCCCAAAGGCCTGAGCCGCGACGTGGTCGAAATGATCTCCAAGGCCAAGGACGAGCCCCAGTGGATGCTGGATTTTCGCCTGAAGGCCCTGGACATCTTCCTGAGCAAGCCTATGCCCGAATGGGGCGCGGACCTCTCGGGGCTGAACCTCGACGAGATCTACTACTACATCAAGCCCGAAGGCTTTAACGCCCGCTCCTGGGACGACGTGCCGCAGGACGTGAAAGAGACCTTCGAGCGCCTGGGCATTCCCGAGGCCGAGCGCGCCGCGCTGGCCGGTGTGGGCGCCCAGTACGAATCCGAGATGGTGTACCACAACCTCAAAGAGGAGTGGGAGAAGCTGGGCGTGGTGTTCCTGTCCATCGAGGACGGCCTGAAGGAATACCCCGAGCTGTTCCGCGAGCACTTCGCCACCATCGTGCCGCCCGAGGACAACAAGTTCGCCGCGATCAACTCCGCCGTCTGGTCGGGTGGCTCCTTTGTGTACATCCCCAAGGGCGTGAAGGTGGACATTCCCCTGCAGACCTACTTCCGCATCAATGCGGAAAGCAGCGGGCAGTTCGAGCGCACCCTGATCATCGTGGATGAAGGCGCGCAGGCCCACTACATCGAAGGCTGCACGGCCCCGGCGTACTCCAGCGACTCGTTCCACTCCGGCGTGATCGAGATCGTGGTCAAGGAAGGTGCCCGCTTCCGCTACAGCACCATCCAGAACTGGAGCCACAACGTCTACAACCTCGTGACCCAGCGCGCCGCCGTGTACGGCAACGGCGTGATGGAATGGGTGGACGGCAACCTGGGCAGCAAGGTCACCATGAAGTACCCGGCCTGCTACCTGCTGGAAGAAGGCGCGCGTGGCGAGGTGCTCTCCATCGCCATGGCCGGCCGTGGCCAGCACCAGGACGCGGGCGCCAAGATCGTGCACTTTGCGCCGCACACCTCGGGCACCATCGTGTCCAAGAGCATTTCCAAGGACAGTGGCCGCAGCAGTTACCGGGGTCTTGTCAAGATCTACGAAGGTGCCAGGGGCTCCAAGACCAACGTGGAATGCGACGCCCTGCTGCTGGACGAGGAAGCCCGCACCGACACCTACCCCTACATTGAAATCGAGGAAAAGGACGCCAGCGTGGGCCACGAGGCGACCGTCTCCAAGATCAATGACGACCAGATTCTGTACCTGCAGAGCCGTGGGCTCAGCGAGGACGAGGCGGCAGGTCTGATTGTGCGCGGCTTCATCGAGCCGATTGCCAAGGAACTGCCGCTGGAATACGCGGTGGAACTGAACCGCCTGATTGAGCTGGAAATGGAAGGCTCGGTCGGCTAA